One Carya illinoinensis cultivar Pawnee chromosome 5, C.illinoinensisPawnee_v1, whole genome shotgun sequence genomic window, CAACAAGGGCATTACTCTGCTAATTTTGTGACCAAAGAAGCTGGAAAGAAAAAGCATCATTATAGTAAAAAGAAACGAATTGGACCACCAAGAGGAAAGGAGCCTGGAAATGTTAATCAGGTTCAACATAGTAGTACCAAATGCTACTGGTGTGGGAAAAATGGACACATGAAATCTGAGTGTCAGAAACGTAAGGCTTGGTTTGAAAAGAAGGGTAAGCCTCTTGcccttgtatgttttgaatcaaaccTTGTAAATGTTCCTACTAATTCTTGGTGGTTAGATTCAGGTGCTAATGTTCATGTTTCTATAACCATGCAGGGATACCTTACAAACCAAACACCAAGCCCCAGTGAGCGATtcatttttatgggaaatgagAATAAGGCTGAAGTTTTGGCCATAGGGACTTTTCGTTTAGTTTTGAGTACTGATCATTATTTAGACCTTCATAACACAGTTTTTGTGCCTTCTGTGAGGCGtaatttaatttccctttctagACTGGACTTTGATGGttattccttttcatttcacAATGGTAGTTTCAATTTGTCCAGAGACTCTTTATCTATTGGTTCTGGGTTTCTTTCCGATGGTCTTTATCGACTTTGTCTCGATAATACATTTATTCATAATACCTATACCCATAACCATGAAATGTGTATtggaactaaaagaaacatgatgaatgaacatttttatgacttgtggcataagagattggggcacatctccaaagaaaggttaGAGAGATTAGTAAAAGAAGGGATACTTCCGcatttagattttactaatcttgaagtatgtgtggattgcattaaaggaaagcaaaccaaacatactaagaaaggtgccacaagaagtaaagagcttcttgaaataattcacacagatatatgtggaccattctccactgaatgttttggtggagaaaagtattttatcacctttatagatgatttttcacgatTTGGATATATCTATCTGCTACATGAGAAATCTCAAGCTGTTTCAGTACTTGAGGTATTTCTCATGGAGGTGGAAAGACAGTTAGATAGAAAGGTGAAAATCATCAGGTCGGATCGAGGTGGAGAATATTATGGAAAGTATGACGAATCGGGTTGTAACCCTGGCCCATTCGCCAAACTTCTAGAACAACGTGGCATTGTTGCACAGTACACGATGCCAGGGACGCCACAGCAGAACGGTGTTGCTGAAAGGCGTAATCGGACTTTATTGGATATGGTCAGGAGTATGGTAAGCAATTCTACCTTACCCAAATCATTGTGGGGTGAAGCCATTAAAACGACAACTTATATCTTAAACCGGGTTCCTAGTAAGTCAGTTCCAAAAACTCCTTTCGAGCTATGGACTGGTAGGACACCAAGTTTAAGACACATGCATGTCTGGGGTTGCCCAACAGAAGCGAGACTTTAcaacccacatgaaaagaaattggatcCCAGAACAGTAAGTGAGTACTTTATTGGCTACCCAGAGAGATCCAAAGGATATAGGTTTTACTGTCCTAATCACAGTCTGAGAATAGTGGAAACAGGGAATGCCAAATTCATTGAACTTGGCGAAATCAGTGGGAAAATAGAACCTAGAGATGTGATCATTGAGGAAGTACGAGCAGATGTCCTCATACCTACATCCTCAGAAAAGATAATGGTTCCTCtaattgatcatcacaatgatacattggaacaagaaaatgatcacCCATCTCAGAATGATAATATCACTGATGAACCAAGTTCGGAGTTACCAGAACAGATAGTCTTATGCAGATCTCAGAGAGATCGGAGACCTGCTATTTCAGCAGACTATGTGATATATCTCCAAGAATCTGAATTTGACATTGGGACAAGTGAAGATCCACTAACGTTTTCACAAGCTATAGAGAGATGTGATTCTAGTAAATGGatcgatgccatgaaagaagagttgaaatccatggatcaaAATCAAGTTTGGGATCTCGTTGAGTTGCCTAAAGGGTGTAAAAGAGCCgggtgtaaatgggtctttaagaCCAAACGCGACTCTAAAGGCAACGTCGAACGACATAAGGCCAGACTTTTTGCTAAGGGTTTCACCCAGAAAGAAGACATTGATTACAAAGAGACCTTTTCTCCAGTATCTAAAAAGGACTCATTCAGAATCATTATGGCATTGGtggctcattttgatttagagttacaccagatggatgtgaaaacagCTTTTCTAAATGGAAGTTTGGATGAAGTGGTCTACATGGAGCAGCCAGAGGGctactcagaaaagggcaaagatcACCTAGTATGTAAgcttaagaaatcaatatacGGGCTTAAACAAGCTTCCCGACAGTGGTACTTAAAGTTCAATGATACCATTACTGcctttggatttaaagaaaacatcgttgatcgatgtatatacctaaaggtcagtgggagcaagtttatatttttgatcctgtatgttgatgatatcttgtTGGCTAGTAGTGATCTTGACTTACTTTATGAAACCAAGAGTTTTCTATCtaagaactttgaaatgaaagatatgggtGAGGCATCCTTTGTGATCGGAATTGAAATCCTCTGGGATCGAAAACAAGGACTGTTGGGATTGTCTTAGAAAAATTACATAGAAAGAGTTCTTGAGAGATTTGGCATGAAAAGTTGCTCATCACTTGATACTCcgatatcaaaaggtgataagttTAGCCTATCACAATGTCCTAAAACTGAGTGGGAGCGTAAAGAGATGGCAAAAATCCCTTATGCTTCGATTGTGGGGAGCTTGATATATGCACAGATTTGCACGAGACCAGACATCAGTTTTGCAATTGGCATGCTTGGGCGTTACCAGAGTAACCCAGGGATGTCTCATTGGAAAGCAGCAAAGAGGGCATTGCGATATTTGCAAGGAACTAAGGATTACCAGCTTACCTTTAGGAGAACTAACAACTTAGAGGTAACTGGATACTCAGACTCTGATTTTGCCGGTTGTTCTGATAGTAGGAAATCTACTTCTAGATATGTTTTCCTACTAGCCGGTGGAGCAATCTCATGGAAAAGTATGAAGCAAACTATCACTGCTTCATCAACAATGGAGGCTGAGTTTGTGGCATGCTTTGAGGCCACAGTGCATGGTTTATGGCTGAGGAACTTTATCTCAGGGCTTGGAGTTGTTGACTCTATAGAAAGACCGCTgagaatttattgtgataattcctctgcagtatttttctccaaaaatgatAGGTATTCTAAAGGTGCTAAACACATGGAGCTCAAATACCTAAGTGTCAAGGAGGAAGTACAGAAACAGACAGTGTCCATAGAACATATTAGTACTACGCTTATGATAGCAGACCCATTAACAAAGGGTCTAGTAGCGAAACAGTTTAAAGAACATGTTGACAGAATGAGTCTTATGATGTAAACATGTTAATTGAGCTCGtagatcttttattttgttttggacacttaatgatatctattatggttgttttgtttctgttttcttgtctttccaattctttgtacattgaatggtttggaagaatggtgacaagataatgtctgcaacagacatgaattggaacccAAGACATTACGGTATTAGCCTTAATTATCCCAATTAAAGATCATGTAAAATTGGTTGCTGGTGTTGTGgtacatggaagggaatttgttgattatataacaAAGGACCGCCATGACTCGCATTAGTAGTTGATTTAACATTAATATTACAGAACTCATGTAACATACTTTGAGCTATGAAAGGTTCAGGAAATGAATTTGCGCAGTAtggttaatttcctgtaataaacccataaacggaaaatattattttatgggcgtatgggccaagtgggagaatgtgagagttttatttaaactctatgtcccacacacccattttaataaaatttgaaatagctcAAGTTTATCAGATtaaagatgagtgataacgggataaCAGAAAtcttaagagataagattaaaactctatctctaattatagtcagatacaaactcttagatttcttgatggtcagaaatctataaatagcactgagggattaaagggttctcacctacaatatcagagtgccttttgccatcgtgagacacttgtgaggTGAAATTGctagggtgatccttctctcatagccagatttaattcttcatcaaactgatggagaaatgtacgcatttatttattactgtttattattgtggatcatatgaaatcgaagatccgtttattaatgttcatgttaaaatatctaacattattcactatttttaaaaagagtgtatAGAATTTACACatcttaatattataaatataatttatcaacctattttattacaaaattatcaaaaatatatctatatttttaacaaaactaAGTACATAACAAAATCAAAGAGGTTTTTGGAGTTTTATGTTGATAAAAATACAGCAACAACAAAGTAACGCATCTAGAGAAAGTGGTCGTGGAAATATATTTCAACCAGTACAGTTCAATAAACTGCAGCACACTTTTTACTAAGGTTACTagcttttataatttatatatcaaattatgttaaaatCACTTCAAGTAATTCTTCCTTATGAGCCATTCTTTTGACTCTaaagtcttttttattttttatttattttattataatagtgTTGTATTAGTTGGTTTTGAAATGATTGGTGAAGACTCCCGccattcaattttattttttgtaatctgtaatttatctataaaataCTTCGCTAGAAAAAAAATAACGCATCTAGAAATATTTTCTGTCTCCCAATAATAATTGCGAGGATTGGTATCATCATTAACCCTCACATGCAATGGGGGCAGAGACATTGGAATTATATTCTTATGTCCGAGAAAACCACGAGAAATTAGTTGTATTTTCTCGTATGCATGTTACGAGCCACCGTGTGCGTGCGGGGACCACTTCAAGCTGTCGGTTGTAAAGTCAAGCGAAAGGGCAATGGCGTTGCGGTCTTTGTCTTGTTTACTCGCCGTCACTGTAACGGGGACTTAGGAAGAA contains:
- the LOC122310075 gene encoding secreted RxLR effector protein 161-like, translated to MAKIPYASIVGSLIYAQICTRPDISFAIGMLGRYQSNPGMSHWKAAKRALRYLQGTKDYQLTFRRTNNLEVTGYSDSDFAGCSDSRKSTSRYVFLLAGGAISWKSMKQTITASSTMEAEFVACFEATVHGLWLRNFISGLGVVDSIERPLRIYCDNSSAVFFSKNDRYSKGAKHMELKYLSVKEEVQKQTVSIEHISTTLMIADPLTKGLVAKQFKEHVDRMSLMM